From the Clupea harengus chromosome 15, Ch_v2.0.2, whole genome shotgun sequence genome, one window contains:
- the LOC105897022 gene encoding E3 ubiquitin-protein ligase TRIM9, with translation CSACARNIIVQTPEGETPPHSRASGNSDYDYLDMDKMSMYSETDSGYGSYTPCLKSPNGVRVFPPALVHRHCSITCPLCHRSVSLDERGLRGFPRNRLLEAIVARYQQNRAAAVKCQLCDRNPVDATVMCEQCDVFYCTPCQQRCHPSRGPLAKHRLVPPTQPPPAALQQPNATARKPATCAEHDAENYSMYCINCKLPVCYHCLEDGKEGKHCKHDVKPLANMWKQHKGQLSQALNGVSDKAKDAKEFLVMLKNMLQQIQESGVEFEACLVAQCDSLIEALTRQKAKLLTKVTKEREFKLKVVRDQISHCTMKLRQTTGMMEFCLEVIKENDPSGFLLISDPLIKRVHSSQDQWVKSALEPKVGSEFDLTLNTDPLLQTIIQLDFGECKDVQETPLMTQMHAGGQKETESTGAQTPTAPSAPLLQLEKCCTRNNSVTLAWRISAVPPVPVDAYVLELDDGNGGQYREVYVGKETMCTVDGLHFNSSYNARVKAYNSVGVGPYSKTVILKTSDGEPLPFSFSFSPPLSLPLSLCVWPW, from the exons TGTTCGGCTTGCGCCCGAAACATCATCGTACAAACCCCAGAAGGCGAGACTCCTCCGCATAGCCGGGCATCGGGAAACTCGGACTATGATTATTTGGATATGGATAAGATGAGCATGTATAGCGAAACAGACAGTGGCTACGGGTCGTACACACCGTGCCTCAAATCGCCAAACGGAGTGCGGGTGTTCCCACCAGCGCTTGTGCACCGTCACTGTTCCATCACCTGCCCGCTTTGCCACCGTAGCGTCTCTCTAGACGAGCGGGGGTTGAGGGGCTTCCCACGGAACAGGCTGCTGGAGGCGATCGTGGCTCGCTACCAACAGAACCGCGCTGCCGCTGTCAAATGCCAACTGTGCGACCGTAACCCTGTTGATGCCACGGTGATGTGCGAGCAGTGTGATGTTTTCTACTGCACACCGTGTCAACAGCGTTGCCATCCCTCCCGTGGACCCCTGGCCAAGCATCGTTTAGTGCCACCGACTCAGCCGCCACCCGCTGCCCTGCAGCAGCCTAATGCCACGGCGCGCAAACCGGCAACATGTGCGGAGCACGACGCAGAGAACTACAGTATGTACTGCATCAACTGCAAGCTTCCAGTGTGTTACCACTGTCTAGAGGATGGCAAGGAGGGCAAGCATTGCAAACACGACGTGAAACCTCTGGCCAACATGTGGAAACAGCACaag GGTCAGCTCTCTCAGGCTTTAAATGGAGTGTCAGACAAAGCCAAGGATGCCAAGGAGTTTCTGGTTATGCTGAAGAACATGCTGCAGCAGATCCAG GAGAGCGGTGTGGAGTTTGAGGCCTGTCTGGTGGCGCAGTGTGACTCCCTCATCGAGGCCCTCACGCGGCAGAAAGCCAAGCTCCTCACCAAGGTCACCAAGGAGCGCGAGTTCAAACTGAAG GTGGTGCGTGACCAGATCAGCCACTGCACCATGAAGCTCCGCCAGACCACCGGCATGATGGAGTTCTGCTTGGAGGTGATCAAGGAGAACGACCCCAGCGGCTTCCTCCTG ATCTCAGACCCTCTGATCAAGCGTGTGCACTCGTCCCAGGACCAGTGGGTGAAGAGCGCTCTGGAGCCCAAAGTTGGCTCGGAGTTTGACCTGACCCTCAACACTGACCCGCTGCTGCAGACCATCATCCAACTGGACTTCGGGGAGTGCAAAG ATGTACAGGAGACTCCATTAATGACTCAAATGCATGCAGGTGGccagaaagagacggagagcacAGGAG CACAGACCCCCACCGCCCCCTCAGCCCCCCTGCTGCAGCTGGAGAAGTGCTGCACCAGAAACAACAGCGTCACCCTGGCCTGGAGGATAAGTGCAGTCCCACCGGTCCCAGTCGATGCCTACGTGCTGGAGCTGGATGATGGCAACGGGGGCCAGTACAGG gaggTGTATGTGGGAAAGGAGACCATGTGCACTGTGGATGGCCTCCACTTCAACAGCTCCTACAATGCTCGGGTCAAGGCCTACAACTCCGTTGGGGTCGGGCCCTACAGCAAGACTGTCATTCTGAAGACATCCGATGGTgagcctctccctttctctttctctttctctccccctctctctctccctctgtctctctgcgtgTGGCCCTGGTGA